In the Sarcophilus harrisii chromosome 3, mSarHar1.11, whole genome shotgun sequence genome, one interval contains:
- the SLC23A3 gene encoding solute carrier family 23 member 3, giving the protein MNKQIQKPHPLPLLAPQSPSSQPWDSLCGTPSWALSWLLAAQHILVLASLLCVSHLLLLCSLPPGGLSYPPGQLLASSFFSCGLSTAMQTWMGSRLPLVQAPSFEFLIPALALTSQKPYQVTWAPANNSDVLSPCVGTGCPSLGSWDDSLREVSGAVLISGLLQGILGLLGGPGRLFLHFGPLVLAPSLAVVGLSAHKEIALFCSANWGLALLPILLMVVCSQHLGSCLLPLCPLRTPVPPTHTYIPVFRLFSVLFPVICVWMLSALLGLSFTPQELSSPNFNPWLWLPHPGGWGWPRLTLRGLAAGTTMALAASTSSLCCYALCGRLLQLTPPPSHACSRGLGFEGLGSLLAGLLGSPLGIASSFPNVGTISLTQAGSHRVARLVSLLCIGLGLSPRLAQTLTTIPLPVHGAVLGVNQAVILSTGFSYFYSTDIDSGRNVFIVGFVIFMALLLPRWLQEAPILNTGWGPVDVLLGAFLAEPVLLAGLLSFFLENTIPGTRLERGLPSRKEARGPVELRKAALEYELPAPLKNLYSLLPWPLRGFCSSPEAPEDEEQGPAEPLETLDLLPSPEQR; this is encoded by the exons ATGAACAAACAGATCCAGAaacctcatccccttcccttgcTGGCTCCCCAGAGCCCCTCATCCCAGCCCTGGGATTCCCTCTGTGGGACCCCTTCCTGGGCCCTCAGCTGGCTCTTGGCTGCCCAG CATATTCTGGTTCTGGCTTCTCTTCTCTGTGTCTCCCATCTGCTCCTGCTTTGTAGTCTTCCACCAGGAGGACTGTCCTATCCTCCTGGTCAGCTCCTGGCTTCCAGTTTCTTCTCTTGTGGTTTGTCTACAGCTATGCAGACTTGGATGGGCAGCAG GCTGCCTCTGGTCCAGGCCCCATCCTTTGAGTTTCTCATTCCTGCTCTGGCATTGACCAGCCAGAAACCATACCAAGTTACTTGGGCACCTGCAAACA ATTCCGATGTGCTGAGTCCATGTGTGGGAACAGGCTGCCCTTCCTTGGGAAGCTGGGACGATTCTCTCAGGGAG GTGTCAGGTGCCGTGCTGATATCTGGGCTGCTTCAGGGAATACTAGGGTTGTTGGGGGGACCTGGTCGATTGTTCCTTCATTTTGGGCCTCTGGTTCTTGCTCCCAGCCTGGCTGTGGTAGGGCTTTCTGCTCACAAGGAAATTGCACTGTTCTGTTCTGCAAACTGGGGCCTTGCATTGCT GCCTATCCTACTTATGGTCGTATGTTCTCAGCATCTGGGATCCTGCCTGCTGCCCTTGTGCCCACTTCGAACTCCTGTTCCTCCAACTCACACCTACATCCCTGTCTTCCGCCTCTTCTCG GTGCTGTTCCCTGTGATCTGTGTTTGGATGCTCTCTGCTTTATTGGGCCTTAGTTTCACTCCACAGGAGCTGTCTTCCCCTAACTTCAACCCTTGGCTGTGGTTGCCTCACCCAG GTGGATGGGGCTGGCCCAGGTTAACCCTGCGAGGCCTGGCTGCAGGCACCACCATGGCACTGGCAGCTTCTACCAGCTCCTTGTGCTGCTACGCGCTGTGTGGCCGGCTGCTACAGCTGACGCCTCCCCCTTCACACGCCTGCAGCCGAGGCCTGGGCTTTGAGGGCCTGGGCAGCCTGCTGGCTGGACTGCTGGGGAGTCCTTTGGGCATTGCCTCTAGCTTCCCCAACGTGGGAACCATCAGCCTCACCCAG GCTGGGTCTCACAGAGTGGCCAGGTTAGTCAGCCTCCTGTGTATAGGGTTGGGTCTCTCTCCACGCTTGGCACAGACCCTCACCACCATCCCACTGCCAGTTCATG GTGCTGTGCTGGGAGTGAACCAGGCAGTCATCTTGTCCACTGGCTTTTCCTACTTCTACTCTACGGACATTGACTCAGGGCGGAATGTCTTCATTGTTGGCTTTGTCATCTTCATGGCACTGCTGCTACCTCGCTGGCTTCAGGAGGCGCCCATTCTCAACACAG GCTGGGGCCCGGTGGACGTGCTGCTTGGGGCCTTCCTGGCCGAGCCTGTGCTCCTGGCCGGACTCTTGAGCTTCTTCCTGGAGAACACCATCCCAG GAACTCGATTGGAGCGGGGTCTGCCCTCTCGGAAAGAAGCTCGGGGCCCTGTGGAGCTCAGAAAAGCGGCCCTGGAGTACGAGCTGCCCGCGCCCTTGAAAAACCTATATTCCTTGCTCCCCTGGCCCCTGCGAGGCTTCTGCTCCTCCCCTGAGGCGCCCGAGGATGAGGAGCAAGGGCCTGCGGAGCCCCTAGAAACCCTGGACCTGTTGCCCAGCCCCGAGCAGCGCTGA